The following coding sequences lie in one Musa acuminata AAA Group cultivar baxijiao chromosome BXJ1-8, Cavendish_Baxijiao_AAA, whole genome shotgun sequence genomic window:
- the LOC135680456 gene encoding probable indole-3-pyruvate monooxygenase YUCCA11 isoform X1 produces the protein MREEVVVIVGAGQSGLATAACLTALSVPCLILERDDCIGSMWRNRCYDRVALHLAKQYSELPHAPHPPSAPTYLPKRDFIRYLDDYAARFRLRVSLRRNVESAEYDEAARRWRVVARNAEDGAVEEYAARYLVVASGENDEAAVPEIPGLEGFRGPVVHSSQYRSGSGYQGNAVLVVGCGNSGMEVALDLAEHGARTFIVVRSQLHIVSREIWLVAMFLMKFLPCRLLDALILLLCYFKFGNLSKYGLHRPTKGPMYLKKYTPIYPVVDIGTVTKIKSGEIQVVPSIKSIKDNHVTFSDGRFQNFDAIVLATGYRSSVKKWLKNDACLIGEDGMAKQMFPNHWKGKNRIYCAGLARRGIYGSGEDAQSIANDIASDYQSGK, from the exons atgagggaggaggtggtggtgataGTGGGAGCTGGCCAGTCCGGCTTGGCGACGGCGGCGTGTCTTACGGCGCTGTCGGTGCCGTGCCTCATCCTCGAGCGCGACGACTGCATCGGCTCCATGTGGCGCAACCGCTGTTACGACCGCGTCGCTCTCCACCTCGCCAAGCAGTACAGCGAGCTGCCGCACGCGCCGCACCCGCCGTCGGCCCCGACGTACCTGCCGAAGCGGGACTTCATACGCTACCTGGACGACTACGCGGCGCGGTTCCGCCTCCGGGTCAGCCTGCGCCGCAACGTGGAGTCGGCGGAGTACGACGAGGCGGCCCGGAGGTGGCGGGTCGTGGCGAGGAACGCAGAGGACGGCGCCGTGGAGGAGTACGCCGCGAGGTACCTGGTGGTGGCGAGTGGGGAGAACGACGAGGCGGCGGTGCCGGAGATTCCGGGGCTGGAGGGCTTCCGCGGCCCGGTGGTGCACTCGAGCCAGTACCGGTCGGGTTCGGGGTATCAAGGCAATGCCGTGCTGGTGGTCGGCTGCGGGAACTCCGGCATGGAGGTGGCGCTCGATCTGGCCGAGCACGGCGCCCGGACCTTTATTGTGGTGAGGAGCCAG CTTCACATTGTATCGAGGGAGATATGGTTAGTGGCAATGTTTCTGATGAAATTTTTGCCGTGTCGTCTACTGGATGCTCTTATTCTCTTGTTATGCTACTTCAAATTTGGCAATTTGTCAAAGTATGGCTTACACAGACCGACAAAGGGACCAATGTATTTGAAGAAATACACCCCTATATACCCTGTTGTGGACATTGGCACAGTAACGAAGATCAAGTCTGGAGAAATCCAG GTTGTACCTTCAATAAAGAGTATTAAAGACAACCATGTGACATTTTCTGATGGAAGGTTTCAGAACTTTGATGCCATAGTTCTTGCCACAGGCTACAGAAGCTCAGTGAAAAAATGGCTCAAG AATGATGCTTGTCTCATTGGAGAAGATGGAATGGCCAAGCAAATGTTCCCCAACCATTGGAAAGGGAAGAACAGAATTTACTGTGCTGGGCTTGCAAGAAGAGGGATTTATGGCTCTGGGGAGGATGCACAAAGTATTGCTAATGATATTGCAAGTGACTATCAATCTGGAAAATAA
- the LOC135680456 gene encoding probable indole-3-pyruvate monooxygenase YUCCA5 isoform X2 yields MREEVVVIVGAGQSGLATAACLTALSVPCLILERDDCIGSMWRNRCYDRVALHLAKQYSELPHAPHPPSAPTYLPKRDFIRYLDDYAARFRLRVSLRRNVESAEYDEAARRWRVVARNAEDGAVEEYAARYLVVASGENDEAAVPEIPGLEGFRGPVVHSSQYRSGSGYQGNAVLVVGCGNSGMEVALDLAEHGARTFIVVRSQLHIVSREIWLVAMFLMKFLPCRLLDALILLLCYFKFGNLSKYGLHRPTKGPMYLKKYTPIYPVVDIGTVTKIKSGEIQVVPSIKSIKDNHVTFSDGRFQNFDAIVLATGYRSSVKKWLKWMFAE; encoded by the exons atgagggaggaggtggtggtgataGTGGGAGCTGGCCAGTCCGGCTTGGCGACGGCGGCGTGTCTTACGGCGCTGTCGGTGCCGTGCCTCATCCTCGAGCGCGACGACTGCATCGGCTCCATGTGGCGCAACCGCTGTTACGACCGCGTCGCTCTCCACCTCGCCAAGCAGTACAGCGAGCTGCCGCACGCGCCGCACCCGCCGTCGGCCCCGACGTACCTGCCGAAGCGGGACTTCATACGCTACCTGGACGACTACGCGGCGCGGTTCCGCCTCCGGGTCAGCCTGCGCCGCAACGTGGAGTCGGCGGAGTACGACGAGGCGGCCCGGAGGTGGCGGGTCGTGGCGAGGAACGCAGAGGACGGCGCCGTGGAGGAGTACGCCGCGAGGTACCTGGTGGTGGCGAGTGGGGAGAACGACGAGGCGGCGGTGCCGGAGATTCCGGGGCTGGAGGGCTTCCGCGGCCCGGTGGTGCACTCGAGCCAGTACCGGTCGGGTTCGGGGTATCAAGGCAATGCCGTGCTGGTGGTCGGCTGCGGGAACTCCGGCATGGAGGTGGCGCTCGATCTGGCCGAGCACGGCGCCCGGACCTTTATTGTGGTGAGGAGCCAG CTTCACATTGTATCGAGGGAGATATGGTTAGTGGCAATGTTTCTGATGAAATTTTTGCCGTGTCGTCTACTGGATGCTCTTATTCTCTTGTTATGCTACTTCAAATTTGGCAATTTGTCAAAGTATGGCTTACACAGACCGACAAAGGGACCAATGTATTTGAAGAAATACACCCCTATATACCCTGTTGTGGACATTGGCACAGTAACGAAGATCAAGTCTGGAGAAATCCAG GTTGTACCTTCAATAAAGAGTATTAAAGACAACCATGTGACATTTTCTGATGGAAGGTTTCAGAACTTTGATGCCATAGTTCTTGCCACAGGCTACAGAAGCTCAGTGAAAAAATGGCTCAAG TGGATGTTTGCAGAATGA